The following DNA comes from Cedecea neteri.
TGCTAATGATGAACTGGCTGATGGAGCGCCTCAACCGCTTTTCCGAGCAGCATGACAGCATCGACCTGCGCCTTAACGTCACGGAAAAACTGACCGATGTGCTGCACGGCGAGGCCGATGTCGGCATTCGCTGCGGCCCCGGCAACTGGCCGGGTTTGCAGTCAACGTGGTTAATGGATGAGGAGGCGGTAATTGTTTGCAGCCCGCAGTTGCTGACCGGCGTCACCGAAGCGGACTGGCTGTCGAAACAGAAGCTTATCTACGATGACACGCCGCATCCCGGGGCGAACTTCCCGGACTGGGAAACGATTTCTCAGGGCATCGGCGTACCGTTGTGCGAGCAAAATGGCCTGCACATTAACTCTACGTCAGCCGTTATTCTGGCTGCGCTGAGCGGGCGTGGTGTGGCAGTTGTGCGCAAAGCTCTGGTTCAGCAACTGATCGACCTGGGGCAACTGCGCCAGCTTTTCCCGCAGCACAAATGGCCGCTGACCTGGTCCTATTTTATCGTGCGTTCAGAGCGCTCCAGCCGACGCCCGGAGGTTACTCTGTTCCATGACTGGCTGGTGGCAGAGACGGGCGCTACGCTTAAGTAATGGAAAAACTCACCGAATTAAAGCGCGCCAAACGGCTGGCGCTCTCACTTTTGCTGATTGCTGCGGCAACGTTTGTCGTGACCTTATTTTTGCCACCCAGTTTCTGGGTCAGCGGCCTGAAAGCGATTTCTGAAGCGGCGATGGTCGGCGCCCTGGCGGACTGGTTTGCGGTAGTGGCGCTGTTTCGTCGGGTACCCATCCCGTTTATTGCCCGGCATACGGCCATTATCCCGCGTAATAAAGATCGTATCGGTGAGAATCTTGGCAAGTTTGTGCAGGAAAAGTTTCTGGACACCCAGTCGTTGGTTGACCTGATTCGTCGCCACGAGCCGGCGCAGATGATGGGGACCTGGTTCCGGCAGCCCGAAAATGCTCAGCAGGTAGGGCGGCACATGCTCAAGGTGATGGAAGCGTGGCTGTCTCTTACCGATGACATGCGGATTCAGGGGCTGATTCGCCGGGCGGTGCACAAGGCCATTGATAAAGTCGATCTCAGCTATTCCAGCGCGCTATTGCTGGAAAGTTTGACCAAAAATAACCGCCATCAGGCGTTGCTCGACTCGGTGATCGCGCAACTGCTGGCGCTGCTGGAAAAACCGGCCAGCCGGGAATTTATTGCCCGCCAGATCGTCCGTTGGCTGGAAACCGAGCACCCGGTTAAGGCCAGGGTGCTGCCTACCGAATGGCTGGGCGAGCAAAGCGCAGAGCTGGTATCCGACGCCGTGAATTCTCTGCTGGATGACGTGAGCCAGGACAAAACGCACCAGCTTCGCCGGGCGTTTGACCGTGCCGTACAGCGGCTTATCGACAGTCTGAAAAATGACCCGGAAATGGCCGCCAAAGCGGAAACGATCAAAAGTTATCTGAAAGAGGATGAGAAGTTTAATCTCTACCTCGGCGAGCTTTGGAATGACCTGCGGGGCTGGCTGAAAACAGACATTGCCAGCGATGATTCGCGGGTGCAAAAGCGCATTGCCGAAGCGGGGCAATGGCTCGGGGAAACGCTAACGGCCGATGCTTCGCTGCGGGCCTCGCTGAATGAGCACCTTGAGCAGGCCGCCCGGCATATTGCGCCGGACTTCTCTGCGTTTCTCACCCGGCACATTAGCGACACGGTGAAAAGCTGGGACGCGAAAGACATGTCGCGGCAGATTGAACTCAACATC
Coding sequences within:
- a CDS encoding LysR substrate-binding domain-containing protein, with protein sequence MRSLNRLKWLHAFEATARHGSFTGAAEELGVTPAAVGQLVRSLEEWVGHPLLHRTRSGKERLTLVEEAKEALQDITVGLDSLEQGLNKLRGARARAVVVITASQVLMMNWLMERLNRFSEQHDSIDLRLNVTEKLTDVLHGEADVGIRCGPGNWPGLQSTWLMDEEAVIVCSPQLLTGVTEADWLSKQKLIYDDTPHPGANFPDWETISQGIGVPLCEQNGLHINSTSAVILAALSGRGVAVVRKALVQQLIDLGQLRQLFPQHKWPLTWSYFIVRSERSSRRPEVTLFHDWLVAETGATLK
- a CDS encoding DUF445 domain-containing protein is translated as MEKLTELKRAKRLALSLLLIAAATFVVTLFLPPSFWVSGLKAISEAAMVGALADWFAVVALFRRVPIPFIARHTAIIPRNKDRIGENLGKFVQEKFLDTQSLVDLIRRHEPAQMMGTWFRQPENAQQVGRHMLKVMEAWLSLTDDMRIQGLIRRAVHKAIDKVDLSYSSALLLESLTKNNRHQALLDSVIAQLLALLEKPASREFIARQIVRWLETEHPVKARVLPTEWLGEQSAELVSDAVNSLLDDVSQDKTHQLRRAFDRAVQRLIDSLKNDPEMAAKAETIKSYLKEDEKFNLYLGELWNDLRGWLKTDIASDDSRVQKRIAEAGQWLGETLTADASLRASLNEHLEQAARHIAPDFSAFLTRHISDTVKSWDAKDMSRQIELNIGKDLQFIRINGTLVGGSVGLVLYLLSQLPGVIEGWGLRF